The stretch of DNA GTTTTTCGTCGGGACCGTCTCTTTTCCTCCGACAAAGACCACCGTGTGCATATCGACGGCCGAGGTGTCGGCGGCGAGGGCGCCGAGCGTGGTGACCGACGTCGCCTCCCCCTCCCGGCAGGCATTCCGCACGAGCCCGATCGGGGTTTCGGGCGAGGCGTGGCGGAGGGCGATCGCGAGGGCGCAGGAGAGGTTCTCGGGTCTGCCGCGGCTCTTCGGGTTGTACAGCGCCACGGGCACGCCCATCGCGAAGGCGCAGTCGAGACGGTGCTCGATCTCCTCCCAGGGCGTGAGCAGGTCAGAGAGGGAGAGGGTCACATGGTCGCCGGTGAGCGGCGAACCGAGGAGTGAAGCGCCGGCACAGGCGGCGGTGACGCCGGGGACCACCTCGACCTCCACCGCAGCGTCCGATCCCTCCAGCACTTCAAGGACAATCCCGGCCATCCCGTAGACGCCGGGATCGCCGCCGCTCACCATGGCGACGCGGTGCTCACGGGCGAGGTCGATGCACCGGCGCGCACGCTCGACCTCCTTACCCATCGAGCTCCTGATCACCGTCTTCCCCTCGAGGAGGGCTTCTATCTGTTCGAGATAAAAGGCGTTTCCAATGACATACTCCGCCTCCCTGATCGCCTCGGCGGCCCGTCCGGTCATCCAGGCGGCCCCGCCAGGCCCGGTGCCAACAATATAGAGTTTCCCTGATTTATCGTCCGATTGCAACTGTAACATCCCCATAGACACGTTTTTTCAGCACCAGTTCGCGCCGCTGCGCAAGGGCGAGGACCGCGGGTTCGGCCACGCCGGAGAGCCCGATCAACCCGGCCCGCGAGGGCGAGGGCGGCGTCTCCCGGTTCAGGACGGCGTCGGGCAGGAAGACCAGCACCCCGCCGAGGTCCGCGACCGCCCGGGTCAGACCCACCTCGTCCCGTTTCTTCTCCGTCGTCGCATAGACGAGCACGTCGCCCGCCGCGATCCCGGCCTCACCGAGCGCCGACATGATCGCAGAGACGACACTGTCGGCAGAGGCGCCGCGCCGGCATCCCACACCGACGACATAGCCCCCGCCGCGGGCGAGCACCGAGACCGCCGGTCCGGCCACCACCACGGCCGGACCGCCCACGGTATAGACCGGCACGTCGGTATCGAGCATCGCGGCGTTCACCGGGAGGGTGGAGGCCGGGTTTGCAACCTGCGTCCCCGTAGCGGCGGCGATCCCCTCCACGCAGGGGCGCCCGAGCGCCTCGGTCGCCGTCGAGATCACGGCCACCGCCCCGGTGGCAGCGGCGATCTCGCGGGCGAGATCGTTTGCGCCGTGGTGGCCGCCGACAAGAGGGACGGCGAAACCGAGGCCGGGGCTCACCACGACCACCGGGGGATCGCGCCACTTGGAGGTGAGGAGGGGGGCGATGGCGCGCACGGCGATCCCGGCGGACATCAGGGCGACGATCCGGTCGTAGCCCTCGAACGCCCGTTCAAAGACGCCGGGGGCATAGGGGAGATACTCCCCGCCGACGACCGCCGCAAGCCGCTCTGCATCCCCGGCAAAACGCCGGAGAGAAATCACCGCCGTCTTCATCCGTATAAATCCGAATTGACGTAGCCCGATCTGGCGGCGTCCACCACCCCGCCGATGATGATCAGGGCCGAGCGTTCGATCCCGGCGGCACGCGCTTTTGCGGCGATATCGGCGACCGTGCCGACGACCACCTTCTGGTCGGGCCAGGTGGCATGGTAGACGACGGCGGCCGGCGTCTCGGGCGGGCACTCGGCCTTCGCCACCACCGCTTCGAGGTGCTCGGTGCCGAGGAAGACGACCATCGTGGCGCCGGAGCGGGAGAACTCGGCGATCATGTCCTTCTCCAGGGTCGCCCCGGCCGGACGGGTGACGATCACCGATTCAGATACGCCCCTGAGGGTGAACTGCGTCTTCAACGCCGCGGCGGCGCCGAACATCGAGGAGACGCCGGGCACCACCTCGACAGCGATCCCGTCGCGCTCCAGTTCGGCGATCTGCTCGACGATCGCCCCGTACAGCGAGGGGTCGCCGGAGTGGAGGCGCACCACGCGTTTTCCCGCCAGTGCGGCCTCGCGCATGAGCGCCACCATCTCAGGGAGCTTCATCCCCCAGGAATCGTACTTCTCCGGGGCCGGGGAGCGGGCGACAAGATCGGGGTTCACGAGCGACCCTGCGTAGATGAGCAGGTCGGCCCGCATCAGGAGATTGTTTCCCTTCACCGTGATCAGGTCGGGATCGCCCGGACCTGCACCGACAAAATATATCGTATTCATTCGTTTTTCCTCGCAAACAGCACGCTGAAATAACTGCTCTCCTCGGGAAGGTCGTCACCGCGGCAGATCCGCTCCCCCTCCATGTACATCCGCTCGACGAGGACGAACTCGTCGAAACCCTCCTCCCTGAGACGCTCGGCCGTCTCTTTCGGCCGTTTCACCTTCAGGAGAAGGCGCGAAGACTCGGGGGAACCGTCGCTCACCCCGACGCCGCCGGCAACAGAGACGCCGGCGGCCGAGGCGAAGGCGGTGATCGCCGATATCCCGGGCACCGTGGTGCAGGTGATGTCGGGGTGGCGATCGGTGAGCACGGCCGTCAGGCGGGAGAAGGTGCCGTAGAAGTTCGGGTCGCCGAGGATGCAGAATACAGAGAGGCCGGATCGGGCGTGCGGGGCGATCGTCTCGGCGTTCTCCTCAATGCACCTGGAAATATAGTCCTCGTCGTCGGTCATCGGAAAAGAGAGCACCTGCACGTCGGTGCGGTACGGGGCGATGATCGCCGCCGCCACCCGCCCGGGGACAAAGACCGCATCGGCCTCCTTGATCAGCCGCACCGCACGCACGGTCAGGAGTTCGGGATCGCCGGGGCCGATGCCAACGCCGACGAGCATTCAGGCCGCCTCCCCGATGACGAGCCAGACCGGGTTTGCCGGGGCCATCATCAGCCCGCTCCCGAGTGTGCGGGAACGGGCGACCTGGAGCGAGACGACCTCCCTGAAGATCCCGAGGCGCTGCATCGTCTCCACCGCACGGTGGAGGGTGCCGAGAAGGACGCAGTCGACGACGATCCGCCCGCTCACCTCGTCGGCGAGAACACCGAGCACCGCCTCGAGGTCCCGCGACCCGCCGACAAAGGCGGCATCGATCGGGCCCGCACCCCTGAGGACATCGGCCGCTTCGCCGCAGATGACCTGGATGTTCCGGGCAAGAGCCACGCTCGCGGCCTCTTTCGTGCATGCAGCCGCCTCAGGGCGGCGATCCACGGCGATCACCCGGCCGGCCGTGCATGCGGCGGCCACCGCGATCTTCCCGGTCCCGCAGCCGACGTCGGCGACGGTGCACCCGGCTCTCAGGCGGAGGTGCCAGAGCGCCACCGCCGCAACCTCGTCCTGTGTCGGGCCGCCAGAAAGTCCCTTCTCCATGTAGGTAAAGGTGACCTGCCACGGCTAATTAACTCTTGTTTTTCTAAACGCGTTTAAGAAGGTATTACTACTCACCTGCATCACCATAGTATATGCGTGACCCTGAGCTGGAGATCCTCGCCGCCCTCGACACCGCGCCCTCCCATGTGTACGGGCTGAAGTTCCGCCTCGAAGAGCGCGGTCTCCACAAAAGTCACAGCGATCTCTACAAAATGATCAATTCCCTCGAACGAAAGGGGCTTGTCTCCTATGTCAGGGAACCAAGCGGGATCGGACCGGAGAGAAAAGTCTACTCTGTCACGGATGCCGGGCGGCAGGCCCTGCTCGACGCCCGCAAAAGCGGGATCGGGCTGATCATCGAAGACTATTACCGCTTCATCGCCGCCGCCTTTCAGGATCTGATGGTGGCCGAGTTCGAGAGCGAACGCCCCCTCGAGCGGATCGCACTCCTCACCGAGCCCTTCAAAGGCGAGCAGGCGGCCCTCTTTGCGGCGGCGACCGCCGACCTGACCGGCGATATCCCGGAGCGCTGGCTCGTCAGCAGGGAAGGAACGATAAAGGAAGGGTTCCTTCCCGTTGCCGCAAGGCAGGAGCGCCTCCCCTTCAGGGATCAGACCTTCGATCTGGTCATCGCCCCGGCCCTTGCCGGGGCCGACCTTGCGGCAGTCCTGCCCGAGATCGCGCGGCTCCTCGCCCCTGGAGCGCAGCTCGTCACCTTCCTGCCGCTCACCAGGGAGATGACCGACACATCCCTCATCGGCGGGTTTCTCCTGAGAGAGATCGCCGCCTTCATCCCTGAGATGCAGATCTGGCGGCAGGTCGATTTCCTCAGGGAGCTCGACGCTCACTTCGATGTCATGAGCGTCAACTATCTGGAGTTCTCCCTGATATTCTGCCGGCCGAAAGATGCGGGCCTGTAAAAAAGGGCACGGGCGTTCGCCCCCGGCTCACGCCCCGGAATATTTCTCTGAAAAAACGATATCGTCAAGGTCTTTCTTCGCGGCCAGGGTGACCTCCTTCGGGTAGCCTGCCGGCACCAGGGAGACGAGGGTGTAGTCCTCAGGGACGCCGAGGAGGGTGCGGACGGCGTCAGCATACTCTTTCTTCTCCCCGGCAACCCAGCAGGAGCCGACGCCGTAGGCCCAGAGGCCCAGGATCAGCTGGGTCGTGGCGGCCGAACAGTCCTCAAGATAATATTTTGCGTCTCTTTTCCCGAAGACCGCAAAGCAGATCGGTGCGCCGGAGATGAACCGCCCGTGATCGGCGAGAGCGGCGATCTGGGAGAGCGTCTCCTTCTTCGTGACGACACCGAAAAGCCACGGCTGCTCGTTCCTTGCCGACGGGGCGAGGTGGGCGCAGTCGAGGGCGTTCCTGACAATCTTCTCATCGATCGGGTCCTCTTTGTAGCTCCTGATCGAGTGGCGCGTCCTGATGATGGTAAGCCCAAGATTCGGACCAATATGCATGCTCCTCTCTGGGAAGGGAAAGAGGATAATAGTTGCGAAGGGGAGGAGACGAGATCCCCCGGCCCGGACCGGACCGGGATTCCTGTGTCCATACGATGAAAAATAAGCCTGAAAAAAGAGATCAGAATGAGAACAGGCCGCCAAGCCATCCGATAAAGTTCGAGAAGCCCATTGGAATGATCACCGTCGGATCGATCCCGAGGATCGGCGAGATGAAGGCGAAGTACGCGATCGTCCCCAGGGTCGAACCCACATTCGCAAGCGCCGCCACCAGCACGACCCGAAAGATCGGCACCTTCCGCATCTGGGAGAAGTCCTCGGCGTCCATGATCCGCTGGAAGTCCGAGGCCGAGGGCTTTCTGACCTTCGCCTCCACGGCGGCCGCAAACCATCCGGCCGCCATCAGGGGGTTGAGGGAGGTGAGCCAGGCCACCGCAAAGGCCGTCGCCGCCGAGAGAGGGTGGCCGCCTGCCGCAAGGGTGAAGACCGCCGCGAGAACGCCGTTGATCAGCACCCAGTACAGGATCGCCCAGCCGAGCACCTCAAAGCCGACCCCGGAAAACGCCAGGGATATGATGAGGAACGCAAACATTGCAATGAAGGCGCCGCCGACGATCGTACCCCAGGGATAACTTTTTGGCCGGGCGACGAGGTCGGCCTCGGGCGGGAGGAGTTCGGGAGAACTGAGATAGCGTTCGACGCCCCTGACATGGCCGGCGCCGATCACCGCCATCACCCGGTCGTAGCGGCCGGAGAGGTCGAGGATACGGCGGGCAAGATAAGCATCCCGCTCGTCGATGAGTGCCCGCGCCCCGTTCGGCGAGAACTTCCTGAACTCGTCGAGGGCCGCCGAGACGACGTCCTGCCTGGTGAGGGCGTCGATGTCGATCTCATCGCCCTCGACACCGCCCACCGAGAGGGCAAGTGCATAGACCATCTTCACCTTCTCCCAGAGGCTCATCCCCTCCCAGAAACGGGCAAGGGTGATCCTGATGTCCCGGTCGATCAGGGCCAGGGGCAGACCGCGCCCCTCGACCTCCTCGATCGCCGCCACCATCTCGGCGCCGGGTTCGACGCCGACGTCCATGCCGATCTTTCGCTGGAGATAGGCAAGGGTCCACTGAAACAGAAGCTGCGAAAAGTTGCCGGCCTTCAGGACGTCTTCGACCTTCGGCGGGGCCTGTTCATGCCTGAGGGCGTTGTAGCGTCCGGGATCGAGTTCGACACCGACGATGCCGGGCTGGAACTCCTCGATTGCGGCTCTGACCTCGGCAACGCTCTTCTCCGAGACGTGCGCCGTCCCCACAAGTCTGATCTCACCCATGGACCGGCCAGACCCCCTCGGAATCGACAACGGCACAGGTCTCAACCGGCACGGCCGTCGACGCCAGCACCGATCGTATCCCCTCTTCTTCGGCCTCTTCGGCCTCCTGCCGCCCGATGAGGAGGGCGGCGAGCAGGCGGGCCTCTTCCCGGCTCATCTCCGCACCGAGCCCGGGGCACTCGGAGACGGCCAGACGGTCGCCGTCGAGCATGAAGGGATAGGTGCGGCAGATCCAGGGGCGCGCCCCGTAGACGGTGCACCGCCCCTCTTCGAGAAAGAGGCAGCGACCGTCTTCCCGCCTGAGAGACCAGTCGAAGGTGTACCTGGCCCCGTCTTCCCCCTCGATAAAATCGGGATAGGGTTCGGCAACGCCGTCGAAGGTACGCCCGGCCGCATCGGCCACAGCCCTGGCCTCGGCCGGGGTGACCATGACGAGATTCGAGCCTGGCGATACCTCCCTGCAACAGGCGCCGCACCCGGTGCAACGAAAACCGGTCGCCATGATCTCATCGGCGAGAGCGTCTAGAGTCCGCATATCCTCTCGAAGTTGCGGAAGACGAGGTCGCCGTTCTCGGTATGGCTCACCTCAGGATGCCACTGCACCCCGTACAGCCGCTCTTCCGGGCGCCCCATCGCCTCGACCGGGCAGATATCGGAAGCGGCATAGACCGAGAAGCCGGCCGGCACCGCCTTCACCTCGTCGGCATGCGAAGCCCAGACCCGGATCTGTTCCGGGTAACCGGCAAGGATCTCGCTCTCCTGTGCGATCCGGACACAGACTCCACCGTAACCCCCGTGAGATCCCGGCCCGACAGAACCGCCCCGCGCCGTAGCGATGATATGGAGACCAAGGCAGATGCCGAGCACCGGCAGCCCGAGGTCAAGGTATTCGGCGCAGTTGCCGGCGCGCTCAAGGGATGGCCCGCCCCCCAGGATGATCCCGCGGCACCCGCTCGCCACCTCGGACGGAGGGGTGGTGTTCGGGACCATCTTCACCTCGATCTCCATATCCCGGAGTTTGCGGTGGATAAGGTGGTTGAATTGCCCATGGTTGTTCACGACAAAAATGGGAAGCATTAAAAAAGTATGGTAGTATCAGGGTAATAGCCTTTGTCAGCGGAATGAGAGCACCGTCGAGAGGATCGCCGACCTGATCTCCTCGTCGGTGCGGCCCATGAGGCGGGCAAGGAACATGGCCCCGCCCGCACCCATCCCTTCCTTCACCTCGCCCTCGCAGTAGCGCGCAAGCCCGGCATCGCCGATGGTGTCGAAGCCCGGGTCCACATAATAGGCCCTTGCCCCGACAGCCGCCGCCACCGCCTCGAAGTTCGCCGAGGGGTCGGCGCGCACGTAGGCCGTGGTGACGAGCGGGGCCATCTCTTTTCCCAGCCCCTTTAAGATTGCATCGACGGCGAGCATCTGCGTGCCGCCCGCCAGCACCACCGCTCCGGAAAAGGCGCTTACAATCCCGGCGGCGACCGGCATCATCGGATCGCCGCCGATACGCACCACGTCGAGGGGATCGGTGATCCCGGCATCATCCACGCGGCCCTGCACCGCCCGGCAGACCTCTTCCTTCAGCGCAACCGGGTTGTTCACAAAGCTGCTCGAGACCCGGGCGTCGTAGCCGAGGGCGCGCAGGACGCAGAGGGCCGTCGTCGTCCCGCCGGGGACGCACTCCGCGAGCACCAGGAGGTCGGCGCACCGCGAGAGGTGGCGGCCGACCCCTTCGCCGGCGGCAAAGAGCGCCCGCGCCTTCGGCACCGCATCAGTCTCGCGGGGGTCGGCGCCGGGTTCGCCGTAGACGTCCAGGCAGGGGACAGTCGGGCGGTTGTACATCCCGGCGTTGATGAAGACCGGATCGATCCCGCAGAGGGTCGTCATCGAGCGGGTGATCACCGCCGGCGTCGGGCAGTTCGTCGGGGTGTTGGGCTTGTAGCCCATCGAGTGGATCGCCCCCTTCGTGATCAGTTCGGCGTCCAGGATCGGGGTGAAGACGGTCCGCGCAGGCGTGGACCCGGCCCCTGAGATGCCCGGGACCATCGAGAGGGCGGTGTTTCCGAGAACGGCCGCAAAGAGCGGCCGCGTGAACTCGAACGAGGGATTGTCGGAGAGAAATGCCATATCAATGTATATAGAGGATAGACCCAAAAAATTTCCTTATGTTTGAGATCGAGGAGCGGCTCGAAAAAAAAGGGATCACGACCGACGCCATCGTCGAAGCCGGGATGGCCCTGTACGTGCCCCACGGCATGAGCCCTGAAGCGGCGCGGGAACGGCTGTGGGAGCGGATCGCCGCCTCGTACCTGGACCCGAACATCTCGTCACTCCTCCTCGGCGCCGTTCTCCTCGAAGAAGAACTCTATGACCGCAGGAAGAACTCGGAGATCGCCGACGACCCGGTCTTTCTCCTCTCAGACGAGATCATCGGAATGGCGATCGCCGAGATTATCGGCGGGATCTACGCCCGTTTCGAGTTCACCAGGTACGACCAGAAAAAGCCCGGCATCCTGGGCGAACTCGGACCCTTCCTGGACGACGCCGTCGCCGGACTGATCGCAGGGAATACATCGAGGCTGTACTCAGAATGTTTCTCGAACCTGTAAGAGCGCTGCTGCAGTTCTGCACCGTCCTCCCCCTCGGACGGCCGGCAGATTTCGACGCCTTCGCCAGGCACACCTGGCTCTACCCGCTGGCCGGCTGGGTCACCGGCGGCGTCGCGGCAGCCATCGCCCTCCTCCTTTCCGGCCACCCCGGCATTGCTGCCGCTGCCGCCGTCGCCGCCGCCATTATCATCTCGGGAGGAAACCACTTCGACGGCCTCCTCGACCTCGGGGACGGGCTGATGGCCCATGGGAGCCGGGAAAAGCGGATCGCCGCACTGACTGACCGCCAGATCGGTGCCGGCGGCGTCGCCTGCGGCATCCTCATAACGATGCTTGCAGTCGTCGGCCTCGGGGAGGCGTGGAGCGTCGGCCTCGCCGTCCTGACCGCAGAGGTCTGCGCAAAACTGGCCATGGCATGGATCACCGCGCTTGGCGCGCCGTTCCACGACGGGATCCACGCATATCTCCACGGTTTTTCCCGGCCGCACTTTATCCTGCTCGCACTGCTGCCCGTCCTTCCGCTCCTTCTGCTCATATCCCCGTTCGATCTGGGAAAAGCGATTGCTGCCACCGGCGTCGTCGTCCTGATCCTGCTGGGAACCGCCCGCCATCTCTTCGGCGGGGTGAACGGGGACGTGGCCGGGGCGTCAAACGAGATCGTCAGGGCCGCCGTCATCATCGCCCTCGTCCTCTAGGCGCATACACCTTTTTATCATCCGGCCATAGTGTATGGTGATGATGCAGGGAAGGTCCATTCATACGCGCGGCGGTGTGATCACCGAGATCGATCCGGATTTCTGTGCCATTCGTCTCCGCCTGCCGGCAGGGATTCTCCCGGTCGAAAAGATGACCGGAATTGTGGAGATAGCAAAAAAATACGGCTGCAAGGAGGTGCATCTTACCACCCGCCAGACGATGGAGATTCCGCACGTCGATCCATCCAGACTTGAAGAGATCGTGAAGGATCTCGAAGCGAACGGCACCCCTCTCGGTTCGGAACACGAGGAAGTTGTCAATATCATCGCCTGCCCCGGAACGGCGCAGTGCAAGTACGCCAATATCGAGACCTTCGGTCTGGCAAAAAAGATCGACGAGCGGGTCTTCGGCAAGGAAACCCCCATACGGGTGAGGATCTCGATCTCAGGCTGCCCGAACGCATGCACAAGCCCGGTGCTCAACGAGATCGGGGTCGTCGGCCGCATTCGCCCGGTACGGGTCGCGGGCATGTGCACCGGCTGCGGCACCTGTGCCGAGTACTGCAGGGAGAAGGCGATCACCATCAAGAACGGGATCTCAGAACTGATCCCCGAACGCTGCGTCCAGTGCGGCATCTGCGTCCAGTCCTGTCCCTTCGACCTACTGAAGTCCGAGTACCGCCACTACCTGATCACCGTCGGGGGGAGGCGGGGGCGCCATCCGGCGCAGGGACGGGAACTCGTGTGCGTCGAACGGGAAGAAGACGTGGTGGAAGTCATCGACCGGATCGTCTACTGGATCTACAGAACCGCATGGAGCGGGCGGCACCTCGCCGACCAGCTCGACGATATCGACTTCGAAGCCTTCAGAAAAAAGATCAGGGAAGAGTTCAGCGCCGGTACATAGAGGCAAAACCGGCGCCCGCATCGTCCGAGCACTCGATCGAATCCCCGTCCCGCACAAGGGAGTTGAACATCATGGCGGCGTTGAGGAGGCTCTCGTCAATCCCGGCCCCGCCGCGTGCGCCTTTCATTGCCTGCTGCTGGGGAGAGGGGAGCACCCTTTTTCCCACCCGCACGCCGGCACAGTGCTTGCAATAGGCGCAGTGGCTGTGCACCGAGACCTCCCCCTGTGCGCAGGCGACGGTGACCCGGTCTTTCTCAGTATTGCGGTGAAATTCCAGTGTTTTCATAG from Methanofollis liminatans DSM 4140 encodes:
- a CDS encoding cobalt-precorrin-4/precorrin-4 C(11)-methyltransferase, whose translation is MNTIYFVGAGPGDPDLITVKGNNLLMRADLLIYAGSLVNPDLVARSPAPEKYDSWGMKLPEMVALMREAALAGKRVVRLHSGDPSLYGAIVEQIAELERDGIAVEVVPGVSSMFGAAAALKTQFTLRGVSESVIVTRPAGATLEKDMIAEFSRSGATMVVFLGTEHLEAVVAKAECPPETPAAVVYHATWPDQKVVVGTVADIAAKARAAGIERSALIIIGGVVDAARSGYVNSDLYG
- a CDS encoding 4Fe-4S binding protein, giving the protein MMQGRSIHTRGGVITEIDPDFCAIRLRLPAGILPVEKMTGIVEIAKKYGCKEVHLTTRQTMEIPHVDPSRLEEIVKDLEANGTPLGSEHEEVVNIIACPGTAQCKYANIETFGLAKKIDERVFGKETPIRVRISISGCPNACTSPVLNEIGVVGRIRPVRVAGMCTGCGTCAEYCREKAITIKNGISELIPERCVQCGICVQSCPFDLLKSEYRHYLITVGGRRGRHPAQGRELVCVEREEDVVEVIDRIVYWIYRTAWSGRHLADQLDDIDFEAFRKKIREEFSAGT
- a CDS encoding methyltransferase domain-containing protein; translation: MEKGLSGGPTQDEVAAVALWHLRLRAGCTVADVGCGTGKIAVAAACTAGRVIAVDRRPEAAACTKEAASVALARNIQVICGEAADVLRGAGPIDAAFVGGSRDLEAVLGVLADEVSGRIVVDCVLLGTLHRAVETMQRLGIFREVVSLQVARSRTLGSGLMMAPANPVWLVIGEAA
- the cobS gene encoding adenosylcobinamide-GDP ribazoletransferase; translation: MFLEPVRALLQFCTVLPLGRPADFDAFARHTWLYPLAGWVTGGVAAAIALLLSGHPGIAAAAAVAAAIIISGGNHFDGLLDLGDGLMAHGSREKRIAALTDRQIGAGGVACGILITMLAVVGLGEAWSVGLAVLTAEVCAKLAMAWITALGAPFHDGIHAYLHGFSRPHFILLALLPVLPLLLLISPFDLGKAIAATGVVVLILLGTARHLFGGVNGDVAGASNEIVRAAVIIALVL
- the cobJ gene encoding precorrin-3B C(17)-methyltransferase, with translation MLQLQSDDKSGKLYIVGTGPGGAAWMTGRAAEAIREAEYVIGNAFYLEQIEALLEGKTVIRSSMGKEVERARRCIDLAREHRVAMVSGGDPGVYGMAGIVLEVLEGSDAAVEVEVVPGVTAACAGASLLGSPLTGDHVTLSLSDLLTPWEEIEHRLDCAFAMGVPVALYNPKSRGRPENLSCALAIALRHASPETPIGLVRNACREGEATSVTTLGALAADTSAVDMHTVVFVGGKETVPTKNGGMLTPRGYRRKYVY
- a CDS encoding helix-turn-helix transcriptional regulator; the encoded protein is MRDPELEILAALDTAPSHVYGLKFRLEERGLHKSHSDLYKMINSLERKGLVSYVREPSGIGPERKVYSVTDAGRQALLDARKSGIGLIIEDYYRFIAAAFQDLMVAEFESERPLERIALLTEPFKGEQAALFAAATADLTGDIPERWLVSREGTIKEGFLPVAARQERLPFRDQTFDLVIAPALAGADLAAVLPEIARLLAPGAQLVTFLPLTREMTDTSLIGGFLLREIAAFIPEMQIWRQVDFLRELDAHFDVMSVNYLEFSLIFCRPKDAGL
- a CDS encoding cobalt-factor II C(20)-methyltransferase, whose product is MLVGVGIGPGDPELLTVRAVRLIKEADAVFVPGRVAAAIIAPYRTDVQVLSFPMTDDEDYISRCIEENAETIAPHARSGLSVFCILGDPNFYGTFSRLTAVLTDRHPDITCTTVPGISAITAFASAAGVSVAGGVGVSDGSPESSRLLLKVKRPKETAERLREEGFDEFVLVERMYMEGERICRGDDLPEESSYFSVLFARKNE
- a CDS encoding GMP synthase subunit A → MLPIFVVNNHGQFNHLIHRKLRDMEIEVKMVPNTTPPSEVASGCRGIILGGGPSLERAGNCAEYLDLGLPVLGICLGLHIIATARGGSVGPGSHGGYGGVCVRIAQESEILAGYPEQIRVWASHADEVKAVPAGFSVYAASDICPVEAMGRPEERLYGVQWHPEVSHTENGDLVFRNFERICGL
- the cobT gene encoding nicotinate mononucleotide-dependent phosphoribosyltransferase CobT — translated: MAFLSDNPSFEFTRPLFAAVLGNTALSMVPGISGAGSTPARTVFTPILDAELITKGAIHSMGYKPNTPTNCPTPAVITRSMTTLCGIDPVFINAGMYNRPTVPCLDVYGEPGADPRETDAVPKARALFAAGEGVGRHLSRCADLLVLAECVPGGTTTALCVLRALGYDARVSSSFVNNPVALKEEVCRAVQGRVDDAGITDPLDVVRIGGDPMMPVAAGIVSAFSGAVVLAGGTQMLAVDAILKGLGKEMAPLVTTAYVRADPSANFEAVAAAVGARAYYVDPGFDTIGDAGLARYCEGEVKEGMGAGGAMFLARLMGRTDEEIRSAILSTVLSFR
- a CDS encoding YkgJ family cysteine cluster protein, with the protein product MATGFRCTGCGACCREVSPGSNLVMVTPAEARAVADAAGRTFDGVAEPYPDFIEGEDGARYTFDWSLRREDGRCLFLEEGRCTVYGARPWICRTYPFMLDGDRLAVSECPGLGAEMSREEARLLAALLIGRQEAEEAEEEGIRSVLASTAVPVETCAVVDSEGVWPVHG
- a CDS encoding TraB/GumN family protein, with product MGEIRLVGTAHVSEKSVAEVRAAIEEFQPGIVGVELDPGRYNALRHEQAPPKVEDVLKAGNFSQLLFQWTLAYLQRKIGMDVGVEPGAEMVAAIEEVEGRGLPLALIDRDIRITLARFWEGMSLWEKVKMVYALALSVGGVEGDEIDIDALTRQDVVSAALDEFRKFSPNGARALIDERDAYLARRILDLSGRYDRVMAVIGAGHVRGVERYLSSPELLPPEADLVARPKSYPWGTIVGGAFIAMFAFLIISLAFSGVGFEVLGWAILYWVLINGVLAAVFTLAAGGHPLSAATAFAVAWLTSLNPLMAAGWFAAAVEAKVRKPSASDFQRIMDAEDFSQMRKVPIFRVVLVAALANVGSTLGTIAYFAFISPILGIDPTVIIPMGFSNFIGWLGGLFSF
- the cbiG gene encoding cobalt-precorrin 5A hydrolase, which produces MKTAVISLRRFAGDAERLAAVVGGEYLPYAPGVFERAFEGYDRIVALMSAGIAVRAIAPLLTSKWRDPPVVVVSPGLGFAVPLVGGHHGANDLAREIAAATGAVAVISTATEALGRPCVEGIAAATGTQVANPASTLPVNAAMLDTDVPVYTVGGPAVVVAGPAVSVLARGGGYVVGVGCRRGASADSVVSAIMSALGEAGIAAGDVLVYATTEKKRDEVGLTRAVADLGGVLVFLPDAVLNRETPPSPSRAGLIGLSGVAEPAVLALAQRRELVLKKRVYGDVTVAIGR
- a CDS encoding phosphatidylglycerophosphatase A, which produces MFEIEERLEKKGITTDAIVEAGMALYVPHGMSPEAARERLWERIAASYLDPNISSLLLGAVLLEEELYDRRKNSEIADDPVFLLSDEIIGMAIAEIIGGIYARFEFTRYDQKKPGILGELGPFLDDAVAGLIAGNTSRLYSECFSNL
- a CDS encoding nitroreductase family protein, whose protein sequence is MHIGPNLGLTIIRTRHSIRSYKEDPIDEKIVRNALDCAHLAPSARNEQPWLFGVVTKKETLSQIAALADHGRFISGAPICFAVFGKRDAKYYLEDCSAATTQLILGLWAYGVGSCWVAGEKKEYADAVRTLLGVPEDYTLVSLVPAGYPKEVTLAAKKDLDDIVFSEKYSGA